A genomic window from Sphingobacterium spiritivorum includes:
- a CDS encoding phosphocholine-specific phospholipase C: MENRRDFIKKAALLTGSFGLFNSLPGSIQAALAIEPAPGSTFYDAEHIVLLMQENRSFDHSFGTLKGVRGFNDPRAIQLPNKNLVWLQQNKEGKTYAPFRLDLQNSNAAWTRDLPHSWENQSAARNKGKHDNWLEAKRSGIKEQRDIPLTLGYYSRADIPFYYAFADAFTICDQHFCSSITGTTTNRHFFWTGKCVPEKGKKPLVRNSDIYFNQLAHWKTFPERLEENNISWRVYQNEVSIQNALEGEREPWLGNFTDNNLEWFAQYNIRFKKSHTDFLKVRVTQLPAEIADLETQIKNTKPADSQKLQKNLKNKIQQLESYQSALKTYSAENFAALSNFDKALVTKAFQTNEGDPNYHEIETVSMDDQGTSKDITVPKGDVLYQFREDVKSGKLPTVSWLVAPQNFSDHPSAPMYGAWYVSEVLNILTQNPEIWKKTIFILNYDENDGYFDHIPPFVAPNPNDPASGRTSPDLDYSDEYVTRAQEIAAGVSEQSATEGPVGLGYRVPLVIASPWSKGGWVNSEVCDITSTIQFMETFLNKKYNKQIFESNISSWRRGITGDLTSAFRPQTNKITSSPDFLDRNEQILRIDKSKSLDYPKNHHELSSSEIETANSSPATSPFLPKQESGIKESSALAYELYVDAEMTASKIKLRFNAGKNIFRDKALGAPFNVYSGSSYKDGVSYWPFATSAGNQVDFEWNLGDFKDHYDLRVYGPNGFLRTFKGDQSSTALTVTCEYELDRKGIPTGNINLRIKNTDPNKTQPVIVSAQIYQHLQEKISLKPNQEKIISINGKKSFNWYEVKVLLADDPNFERGFAGRVETGTSSMTDPQMGRVI, encoded by the coding sequence TGACGCTGAGCATATTGTACTACTGATGCAGGAAAACAGATCTTTTGATCACAGCTTTGGCACATTAAAAGGTGTGCGTGGATTTAATGATCCAAGAGCAATCCAATTACCCAATAAAAACCTGGTCTGGTTACAGCAAAACAAAGAAGGTAAAACTTATGCTCCGTTTAGGTTAGATCTGCAAAATTCGAATGCTGCCTGGACAAGAGATCTTCCACATTCCTGGGAAAACCAATCTGCAGCTCGTAATAAAGGAAAACACGATAACTGGCTGGAGGCCAAACGCTCGGGAATAAAGGAACAAAGGGATATTCCTCTGACGCTGGGATACTATTCCAGAGCAGATATTCCGTTTTACTATGCCTTTGCAGATGCATTTACGATTTGCGATCAGCATTTCTGTTCTTCTATAACCGGAACGACTACTAACCGCCACTTCTTCTGGACCGGAAAATGTGTGCCTGAAAAGGGAAAAAAGCCTCTTGTACGTAATTCAGACATCTATTTTAATCAACTTGCACACTGGAAAACTTTTCCTGAACGACTGGAGGAAAATAATATCAGCTGGAGAGTCTATCAAAATGAGGTCAGTATACAAAATGCCCTTGAAGGAGAACGCGAACCCTGGTTAGGTAATTTTACAGACAATAATCTGGAGTGGTTCGCGCAGTACAATATCCGGTTCAAGAAAAGCCATACCGATTTTTTAAAAGTGCGTGTAACACAGTTACCTGCAGAAATTGCGGATTTGGAAACTCAGATAAAAAACACAAAACCTGCTGATAGCCAAAAATTGCAGAAAAACTTAAAGAACAAAATTCAACAACTGGAAAGCTATCAGTCTGCATTAAAAACATACAGTGCCGAAAACTTCGCTGCGTTAAGCAATTTTGATAAAGCACTTGTAACCAAAGCCTTCCAGACAAACGAAGGAGATCCGAACTATCATGAAATCGAAACGGTCTCTATGGATGACCAGGGAACATCAAAGGATATTACGGTTCCCAAAGGTGATGTGTTATATCAGTTTAGAGAAGATGTCAAATCCGGAAAGCTGCCGACTGTTTCCTGGCTGGTTGCCCCACAAAACTTTTCAGATCATCCGAGCGCACCGATGTACGGTGCATGGTATGTTTCAGAAGTGCTGAATATATTGACTCAAAATCCTGAAATCTGGAAAAAAACTATTTTTATCCTTAATTACGATGAAAATGATGGATATTTTGACCATATCCCTCCATTTGTTGCTCCTAATCCAAATGATCCGGCCTCAGGTCGAACCTCTCCTGATCTGGACTACAGTGATGAATATGTAACACGCGCACAGGAGATTGCAGCAGGTGTATCCGAGCAGAGTGCAACAGAAGGGCCTGTAGGGTTGGGGTATCGTGTTCCGCTTGTCATTGCTTCACCATGGTCTAAGGGAGGCTGGGTAAATTCCGAAGTATGCGATATCACCTCTACCATTCAGTTTATGGAAACATTCCTGAATAAAAAGTACAATAAGCAAATCTTCGAAAGTAATATAAGCTCCTGGAGAAGAGGGATTACCGGTGATCTGACCTCCGCCTTCCGTCCTCAAACTAACAAGATTACGTCTTCACCGGATTTCCTTGACCGTAATGAACAAATACTGAGAATAGATAAAAGTAAATCGCTGGACTATCCGAAAAACCACCATGAACTGTCTTCTTCCGAAATAGAAACTGCAAACAGCTCTCCGGCTACAAGTCCGTTTCTACCTAAACAAGAATCCGGTATAAAAGAATCCTCAGCATTAGCATATGAGTTGTACGTAGATGCTGAGATGACTGCCTCTAAAATAAAACTCCGTTTTAATGCCGGAAAAAACATATTCAGAGACAAAGCATTAGGTGCACCTTTCAATGTGTATTCCGGATCTTCCTATAAAGACGGTGTAAGCTACTGGCCTTTTGCCACTTCAGCAGGAAATCAGGTAGATTTTGAATGGAATCTGGGAGACTTCAAAGACCACTATGACTTACGGGTATATGGTCCTAACGGATTTCTACGAACCTTCAAAGGCGATCAAAGCTCAACAGCATTAACAGTAACCTGTGAATATGAATTAGATAGGAAGGGTATTCCGACCGGTAACATTAACCTCAGGATTAAAAATACGGATCCAAATAAAACACAACCTGTAATCGTATCTGCACAGATCTATCAACACCTTCAGGAGAAAATAAGCCTGAAGCCCAATCAGGAAAAAATTATTTCTATCAATGGGAAAAAGTCGTTTAACTGGTATGAAGTTAAGGTTTTATTAGCTGATGATCCGAATTTTGAACGTGGTTTTGCCGGAAGAGTCGAGACAGGGACTTCCTCGATGACAGACCCTCAGATGGGACGTGTTATTTAA